A stretch of the TM7 phylum sp. oral taxon 349 genome encodes the following:
- a CDS encoding CHAP domain-containing protein translates to MPIAVMLSIGTPTLDWLAKKPDAKTAETHGFYSGPIMPDNTYAWGNCTWWAYAMRKWAGSPIPNNWGNANTWDDNSRRQGYIVNHTPAIGAIYQTDAGDYGHVAYVIAVNNLTGEWTISEMNAPTLNVVSQRTFSKAAAKSYTFIHNKIGEQPWTPNPITSLPPYNTGLRL, encoded by the coding sequence ATGCCTATTGCTGTCATGCTATCGATCGGAACACCAACGTTAGATTGGCTCGCTAAAAAGCCTGATGCAAAAACCGCCGAAACGCACGGATTCTATTCCGGGCCAATCATGCCCGACAATACCTACGCGTGGGGTAATTGCACATGGTGGGCATATGCTATGCGAAAATGGGCTGGCAGCCCAATTCCAAACAACTGGGGTAATGCTAATACCTGGGACGATAACTCCCGCAGGCAAGGCTATATCGTTAACCACACGCCAGCCATTGGCGCTATTTACCAAACCGATGCCGGTGACTATGGACACGTCGCCTACGTTATTGCTGTTAATAATCTAACCGGTGAATGGACAATTTCAGAAATGAATGCACCGACGCTAAATGTCGTATCGCAGCGTACATTTTCTAAAGCAGCGGCTAAATCGTATACGTTTATCCATAACAAAATAGGAGAACAGCCATGGACACCCAACCCAATTACTTCGCTACCGCCATACAATACTGGCCTGCGGCTGTAA
- a CDS encoding zinc metalloprotease HtpX, whose amino-acid sequence MRQIFKTTLLMTVLTVLFMAVGYMIGGRSGMLLALGFAAVSNVVTYFFSDSIVLKMQGAQPLGDRYPQVERIVQRLTALDNLPMPKLYYVDTPIPNAFATGRSPKHAAVAVTSGIMEILEDDELEAVLAHELGHVKNRDMLVSTVVATVAGAISYLAQFAFFFGGSDDEDANPLAMILMAILAPIAAMMIQMAVSRSREYLADEHSHDVLGTGEPLARALRKLEDWKYSQPPIGASPAQETSAHLMFANIFSMQGLAALFSTHPSTEDRVERLKELDEGN is encoded by the coding sequence ATGCGACAGATTTTCAAAACAACTCTTTTGATGACAGTGCTGACGGTCTTATTTATGGCGGTCGGCTATATGATCGGCGGGCGATCCGGTATGCTGCTGGCGCTTGGGTTCGCAGCGGTTTCTAACGTTGTGACGTATTTCTTCAGCGACTCAATTGTACTGAAGATGCAAGGCGCCCAGCCGCTTGGCGATCGGTATCCGCAGGTTGAGCGGATTGTGCAGCGCCTCACTGCTCTTGATAACCTGCCAATGCCGAAACTATATTATGTCGACACACCGATTCCAAATGCCTTCGCAACAGGACGCTCGCCGAAGCATGCGGCAGTGGCGGTAACGTCGGGTATTATGGAGATTCTAGAAGACGACGAGCTTGAGGCGGTGTTAGCGCATGAACTGGGACATGTAAAGAACCGCGATATGCTCGTGTCGACAGTTGTCGCAACAGTAGCGGGTGCAATTAGTTACTTGGCGCAATTTGCATTTTTCTTTGGCGGCTCGGACGATGAGGACGCAAACCCGCTTGCGATGATTTTAATGGCGATACTGGCGCCGATTGCCGCGATGATGATTCAGATGGCGGTATCGCGCAGCCGCGAGTATCTGGCGGATGAGCATAGCCACGACGTACTTGGCACGGGCGAGCCGCTTGCACGAGCGCTCCGCAAGCTTGAAGATTGGAAATATTCGCAGCCGCCTATTGGTGCGTCGCCTGCGCAGGAAACATCGGCACACCTCATGTTTGCGAATATATTCTCAATGCAAGGACTGGCGGCACTCTTTTCGACGCATCCGTCGACTGAAGATCGCGTTGAACGGCTGAAAGAACTTGACGAAGGTAACTAG
- a CDS encoding transposase, which produces MMRGKIGTFTTCNSIIPNFKELYRIYPKKLSREAKQRLRVLDYFYNKAHKKVSVTARYFGVSRTYVYKWIKRYNRWDLAALESRSRRPKRVRTVQYDTHAVNTIRKIRREYPSFSAVKVSVILLRDYAIKLSSATVGRIIRRFNLFFSKTMALHRNLSKAAAKGWQTRKAKERLRHYLKPDRPRHIIEFDMKHIKNGGVNQYALCAIDTYTKEALIHISSSCTARQASIAMQKVLDRFGANITIVCDNGSENFGATFDLLARSNVRQLFARPNTPKDKPHIENFIGKYQKECLNESDNRQYSVKERQLEADKWLSDWHFYRPHQALNCLTPAEYCDTIGITVLQRDYFVRDVVS; this is translated from the coding sequence ATGATGCGCGGTAAAATCGGCACGTTCACGACCTGTAATTCAATCATACCAAACTTTAAAGAGCTATACAGGATTTATCCTAAGAAGCTTTCGAGAGAGGCAAAGCAAAGGCTTAGGGTACTGGATTATTTCTATAACAAAGCTCATAAAAAGGTAAGCGTAACCGCTAGATATTTTGGCGTGTCTCGAACGTATGTATATAAATGGATAAAAAGGTATAACCGATGGGATTTAGCCGCGCTAGAAAGCAGAAGCCGAAGACCAAAACGCGTACGTACGGTTCAGTACGATACGCATGCGGTGAATACCATCCGGAAGATTAGGCGGGAATATCCCAGCTTCTCTGCAGTGAAAGTATCTGTTATTTTGCTGAGAGACTATGCCATAAAGCTTTCCTCGGCTACGGTGGGCAGAATTATTCGGAGGTTTAACCTGTTCTTCTCTAAAACTATGGCGCTGCATAGAAACTTATCTAAAGCCGCCGCCAAAGGCTGGCAGACGCGTAAAGCGAAAGAGCGCTTGCGGCATTATCTCAAACCGGATCGTCCCCGGCACATCATTGAATTCGATATGAAACACATCAAGAACGGCGGCGTTAACCAGTATGCTCTTTGCGCTATAGATACTTACACCAAAGAAGCGCTTATTCACATCAGCTCCTCTTGCACGGCGCGGCAAGCCAGCATTGCCATGCAGAAAGTACTTGATCGCTTCGGCGCCAACATCACCATAGTCTGCGATAACGGCAGCGAAAACTTTGGCGCAACCTTTGATTTGCTGGCTCGCAGCAATGTCCGCCAACTATTCGCTAGGCCTAATACGCCAAAGGATAAGCCTCACATTGAAAACTTCATTGGCAAATACCAGAAAGAATGCCTTAATGAATCCGACAATAGGCAATACAGCGTCAAAGAACGCCAGCTAGAAGCCGACAAATGGCTAAGCGACTGGCATTTCTACAGACCTCACCAGGCACTTAACTGCCTAACCCCAGCTGAATACTGTGATACAATTGGCATAACTGTTTTACAAAGAGACTACTTTGTACGCGATGTGGTGAGTTAG
- a CDS encoding PrgI family protein encodes MRTTIVPAQVTTVEDRIFANLSLSQVILLFIVIFVSGGVFLFAEPAMEGAFYKYSIIAIIGAICGILAIRVKGTIIGLWLAVIMTYSLRPKYYVYDKNVTTLRNTHIVKRVIHSEQKEEVKIPEQPLSVPAAVKVLAIIENPEAKFRFETRKKGGFRVRFIEIKK; translated from the coding sequence ATGAGAACAACCATTGTACCAGCTCAAGTTACAACCGTCGAAGACCGAATCTTTGCCAACCTCTCTCTGTCGCAAGTTATCCTTTTATTTATCGTCATTTTCGTATCTGGCGGCGTGTTTTTATTTGCCGAGCCAGCAATGGAGGGCGCATTCTATAAATACAGCATCATAGCAATTATCGGGGCAATTTGCGGTATTCTGGCAATCCGAGTAAAAGGTACGATTATCGGATTATGGTTAGCGGTCATTATGACGTATAGTTTGCGACCAAAATATTATGTATACGACAAAAATGTAACAACACTACGAAACACGCACATAGTCAAGAGAGTGATACATTCAGAGCAGAAAGAAGAGGTAAAAATCCCCGAACAGCCTTTAAGTGTTCCTGCTGCCGTCAAAGTTCTGGCAATAATAGAAAACCCTGAGGCCAAATTCCGTTTTGAAACCAGAAAGAAAGGAGGTTTTCGTGTTCGGTTCATTGAAATTAAAAAATAA
- a CDS encoding NADP-dependent malic enzyme, translating to MDYDKLALTLHEKYNGKITIALRDKRELGRDELSAYYSPGVAAVSRAIADNPANLSRYTWTNNLVAVVSDGSAILGLGDLGSKAAMPVMEGKALLFKHFAGVDSVPIVLDVHTPDEIVAAVKAIAPSFGAINLEDIAAPKCFEIEERLKAELSIPVFHDDQHGTAIVVLAGLINAMKVVHKALAGCRIVTVGAGAAGTAIIKLLRLYGVREIIAVDSRGIIGDSRTDLNDEKKALLEFVDRSKAGTMEDAIAGADIFIGVSKGGLLTREHIQSMAASPIVFALANPIPEIMPDQAKRAGVAVIATGRSDFPNQINNALAFPGIFRGALDRKVAQITDQHKVAAAEALAALVGSPTADEVIPSPFDERVVPAVAAVIR from the coding sequence ATGGACTACGATAAATTAGCACTCACTCTACACGAAAAGTATAACGGCAAGATAACAATAGCGCTAAGAGACAAAAGGGAGCTCGGACGCGATGAACTCAGCGCCTACTACAGCCCAGGCGTTGCAGCAGTTAGCCGGGCTATTGCCGATAACCCAGCAAACCTATCACGGTATACGTGGACGAATAATCTTGTAGCTGTTGTCTCCGATGGTTCAGCAATCCTTGGACTCGGCGATCTTGGTTCAAAGGCTGCTATGCCGGTAATGGAAGGCAAGGCATTATTGTTCAAGCACTTTGCCGGTGTCGATAGCGTACCGATCGTCCTTGACGTCCATACGCCAGATGAGATCGTAGCAGCAGTAAAGGCGATTGCGCCAAGCTTTGGCGCCATTAACCTTGAAGACATCGCGGCACCAAAGTGCTTTGAGATTGAAGAGCGCTTAAAGGCCGAGTTATCTATTCCCGTCTTTCACGATGATCAGCATGGTACGGCTATTGTTGTATTAGCAGGGCTTATCAATGCGATGAAGGTTGTTCATAAGGCGCTAGCAGGCTGCAGGATAGTCACTGTTGGAGCAGGAGCAGCCGGTACGGCTATCATAAAGCTATTGCGCTTATACGGCGTTCGTGAGATTATCGCTGTCGATAGCCGCGGCATTATCGGCGATAGCCGTACCGACCTCAACGATGAGAAGAAAGCTCTCCTTGAGTTCGTAGACCGGAGCAAAGCTGGAACAATGGAAGATGCAATCGCCGGTGCCGATATCTTTATCGGCGTATCAAAAGGCGGACTGCTCACACGGGAGCACATACAGAGCATGGCAGCTAGCCCTATTGTCTTTGCTCTTGCAAATCCAATTCCTGAGATTATGCCAGATCAGGCAAAGCGTGCCGGCGTAGCCGTCATCGCAACGGGGCGCAGCGACTTCCCAAACCAAATCAACAATGCCCTGGCATTCCCCGGCATCTTCCGCGGCGCCCTTGACCGCAAGGTTGCACAGATTACCGACCAGCACAAGGTTGCTGCCGCCGAAGCGCTTGCAGCGCTTGTCGGCAGCCCAACTGCCGATGAAGTTATTCCATCGCCATTCGATGAACGCGTGGTACCGGCAGTTGCTGCGGTGATACGGTAG
- a CDS encoding type IV secretion system DNA-binding domain-containing protein has product MVWLEITPPSNVAKTPQATEQLFSVLHGMHAARSLREKLLGYSPTMSFEITSTRKDGIRYIIQVEKKYSKTVQKAITSYIPESKVTKITHQDMGIDKAIEFRETNHYILPLMLASMFKQHDPLSYITGAMTQLADNEELTLQLIVTPIKLHEAHILSHKILSNENILQQVSNKRFSLLGMFTSMTNSIAANIIDAAGDVYMSARRHREPSERAAQQAHSTAHDRPSRVLSSFERELMETMHRKVTQPLFQVNLRILIKSRQANSHITAIKSALDGYSVPPYQALKAKITVPVISAARQKAAIRRMPSLLRRSAIILAASELASLYHVPSSHYSRTDNLITSLSRTLPAPVSLKQTDTFDVTIGMNVHHNTKIPIGLTALERERHQYIIGGTGNGKTTMLQYQIVQDMKNDKGVAVIDPHGDMAETLLRYVPPERIKDVIYFNPDDLEYPIGLNLLELTPGLEGNELLREKDIITESIVSIFRKIFSEDNSGGHRVEYVLRNAVHTALTVEGATLFTILKLLQNNKFCKEVIKKLDDEDLIDFWKNELGKAGDMQRVKMAAGITAKIGRFRANASARLVLGQITSTIDFEAIMNNSKILICNFSKGLLGEDVSELFGIAILAKLQLASLRRARLNQLERRPFYLYVDEFQNFATPSFVQLLSEARKYRLFLTIAEQSTSQQDSQQMINIIMANVGTVICFRTGSPQDERILLPLFSPFIEQGEISNLPAFNFYAKLSAVHAQEPLSGQTILLEDEGSDAVAKAVINNSRAAFAAKQEKAAQPEHNE; this is encoded by the coding sequence ATGGTATGGCTAGAAATTACACCGCCGTCTAATGTCGCCAAAACGCCACAGGCGACCGAGCAGTTGTTCTCAGTGCTTCATGGCATGCATGCGGCGCGAAGTTTGAGAGAGAAACTCCTTGGGTACTCGCCAACAATGAGTTTTGAAATTACATCAACCCGCAAAGATGGTATTCGATATATCATTCAAGTTGAGAAAAAATACTCAAAAACTGTACAGAAAGCTATAACTTCGTATATTCCAGAGTCAAAAGTCACAAAAATTACACATCAGGATATGGGCATCGACAAGGCAATAGAGTTCCGGGAAACCAACCATTACATACTGCCCCTTATGCTCGCTTCAATGTTCAAACAGCACGATCCGCTAAGCTATATAACCGGCGCGATGACGCAGCTAGCAGATAACGAAGAACTAACTCTGCAGCTCATAGTAACGCCGATAAAACTTCATGAAGCCCATATACTTTCGCATAAAATTCTTAGCAATGAGAATATTTTGCAGCAGGTTAGCAATAAACGATTCTCGCTACTTGGCATGTTTACAAGCATGACAAACTCAATCGCCGCAAATATCATTGATGCTGCCGGCGATGTCTATATGAGCGCCCGGCGGCACAGGGAGCCATCTGAGAGAGCTGCACAACAGGCACATAGCACAGCACACGATCGTCCATCGCGCGTACTGAGCTCATTTGAACGCGAGCTCATGGAAACAATGCATCGAAAAGTAACGCAACCGCTCTTTCAGGTTAATCTACGCATACTAATAAAAAGCCGCCAAGCTAACAGCCATATTACAGCAATAAAGTCAGCCCTCGACGGCTATAGCGTGCCGCCATATCAAGCGCTGAAGGCTAAAATAACCGTACCGGTCATTAGCGCCGCGCGCCAAAAGGCGGCTATTCGTCGTATGCCATCTCTGCTACGACGTTCAGCAATCATTCTAGCCGCCTCGGAACTTGCCAGCCTCTATCATGTTCCCTCAAGCCACTATAGCAGAACCGACAATCTAATAACTTCGCTGAGCCGCACGCTGCCGGCGCCGGTATCGCTCAAGCAAACTGATACATTTGACGTTACCATCGGTATGAACGTGCATCACAATACCAAAATTCCTATAGGCTTAACTGCATTAGAGCGGGAGCGGCATCAGTATATTATTGGCGGCACAGGCAACGGTAAAACAACCATGCTGCAATATCAAATCGTGCAAGACATGAAGAATGACAAGGGTGTCGCGGTTATTGATCCTCATGGCGATATGGCGGAAACGTTATTGCGTTACGTACCGCCAGAACGTATTAAAGATGTTATCTACTTCAACCCCGATGACCTCGAATATCCAATCGGACTAAACCTCCTTGAGCTTACGCCCGGTCTTGAAGGAAATGAACTGCTGCGCGAAAAAGATATCATCACTGAGAGCATCGTGTCAATATTCCGTAAGATATTCTCAGAGGACAATTCGGGCGGACATCGTGTTGAGTATGTGCTAAGAAATGCCGTTCACACTGCGTTAACCGTTGAAGGTGCAACGTTATTTACTATTCTTAAACTTTTACAAAATAATAAATTCTGCAAGGAAGTTATCAAGAAACTCGACGATGAAGACTTAATAGACTTCTGGAAAAATGAGCTTGGTAAGGCAGGCGATATGCAGCGAGTTAAAATGGCAGCCGGTATCACGGCAAAGATTGGGCGCTTCAGAGCTAACGCTTCAGCGCGACTCGTTTTGGGTCAAATAACGTCTACGATAGATTTCGAAGCCATCATGAATAATAGCAAAATATTAATCTGCAACTTCTCGAAAGGTCTACTTGGCGAAGACGTATCTGAGCTGTTCGGTATCGCCATTCTCGCGAAGCTTCAGCTTGCAAGCCTGCGGCGCGCCCGGCTGAATCAGTTAGAGCGCCGGCCGTTCTACCTCTATGTTGATGAGTTTCAGAACTTCGCAACGCCATCGTTCGTACAGCTCCTAAGCGAAGCGCGTAAATATCGCTTATTCCTTACGATCGCCGAACAATCCACCAGCCAGCAAGATAGTCAGCAGATGATTAATATTATCATGGCGAACGTCGGTACAGTTATCTGCTTCAGAACAGGCAGTCCGCAAGATGAACGTATATTACTGCCGCTATTTAGTCCATTCATAGAGCAAGGCGAAATAAGTAACTTACCAGCCTTTAATTTTTACGCTAAATTATCAGCTGTTCATGCACAAGAACCGCTGTCCGGGCAAACAATACTGCTGGAAGATGAAGGAAGCGACGCGGTAGCAAAAGCGGTTATTAACAACTCCCGAGCGGCATTCGCTGCAAAACAAGAGAAAGCCGCTCAACCCGAACATAATGAATAA
- a CDS encoding ATP-binding protein produces MKNQLQKVIRAKHKFTEKIVAPIRKRQQMRVEQANELEILFGEQDAIDTLSYAGLEENADYLCIDGEYIRTLHVSGYPFVAHSGWLDNLINFNYNNDISIHLHEMSALSALPKLNRKITELESTKRAMISEGKIVSSEITDPLESAIELRDKIQRGQEKLFQVSIYVCVRATSLEGLNKITKLLEASFSARLFYTKVARYQQLEALQSILPRGKDQLKQMRNLDSSSAALTFPFVSSELVQESGILYGVNKSNNSLVILDRFSLHNANSITFAQSGAGKSYTTKVEILRQLMQGTKVIVIDPEREYKNLAQSVDGTYIKLSTNSRDKINPFDLAATLHDNDTLSEHVQDLTDVIRLMAKDLDKSEEAAVDRAILQIYKETKESMQPRLQDLYAELHKLGQLQLCERLEKYISGSLAGVFNSYTNIKLDSRLVVFDIRDMAKSLRPIMMMIISNFVKNQVMVDPQKRLLVIDEAWLLLQHDESARFVTSLVRRARKYYLGVSIISQDVDDFLKSEYGRVIASQSALRILLKQDTTTVKQVAAEFGLSEYERTFLLTCGRGDALLIADQNHVAASIVASDKEHPLITTNPAEIYAP; encoded by the coding sequence ATGAAAAACCAGTTGCAAAAGGTTATACGCGCAAAGCATAAATTTACCGAAAAGATAGTCGCTCCGATTCGCAAACGGCAACAAATGCGCGTTGAACAAGCGAACGAATTAGAGATTTTGTTTGGCGAGCAAGACGCAATCGATACTTTGTCATATGCCGGGTTAGAGGAGAATGCCGACTACCTCTGTATTGACGGTGAGTACATCCGCACACTTCATGTATCCGGTTACCCATTCGTTGCTCATTCTGGATGGCTAGATAATCTTATCAACTTTAATTACAATAACGACATTAGCATACATCTCCATGAAATGAGCGCGCTGTCGGCACTGCCAAAACTTAACCGCAAGATTACCGAACTTGAAAGCACTAAGCGTGCGATGATCAGCGAGGGTAAAATCGTCAGCTCAGAGATTACCGACCCGCTTGAATCGGCAATTGAGCTACGCGATAAGATCCAACGCGGTCAGGAAAAACTGTTCCAAGTTTCAATTTACGTTTGCGTTCGCGCCACGAGCCTTGAGGGGCTTAACAAAATAACGAAGTTATTGGAGGCTTCTTTTTCAGCGCGTTTGTTTTACACAAAAGTCGCACGCTACCAACAACTAGAAGCACTGCAATCTATTTTACCTCGCGGCAAAGACCAGTTAAAACAAATGCGCAACCTGGACAGCTCCTCGGCGGCGCTAACATTTCCGTTCGTGTCATCTGAGCTTGTGCAAGAATCCGGCATTCTATACGGCGTCAATAAATCAAATAACTCACTCGTTATTCTTGATCGCTTCAGTCTGCATAATGCTAACTCAATCACATTTGCGCAGTCAGGTGCCGGTAAAAGCTATACGACAAAGGTTGAGATACTACGCCAGCTTATGCAGGGCACGAAAGTGATTGTTATTGACCCGGAACGCGAGTACAAGAATCTTGCGCAGTCAGTTGATGGCACGTACATTAAATTATCTACAAATAGCCGCGATAAAATAAATCCTTTTGATCTCGCCGCAACTTTGCACGACAACGACACGCTATCAGAACACGTCCAAGACCTCACTGACGTCATCAGGCTTATGGCAAAAGATCTTGATAAATCCGAAGAGGCAGCAGTAGACCGCGCCATTCTCCAGATATACAAAGAAACTAAAGAAAGCATGCAGCCGCGGTTGCAAGATTTATATGCCGAGCTGCACAAACTTGGGCAGCTGCAGCTTTGCGAACGACTTGAAAAATACATCTCCGGATCACTGGCTGGCGTCTTTAATTCATATACAAACATCAAACTTGATAGCCGACTTGTTGTATTTGACATTAGAGATATGGCAAAGTCTCTACGACCCATCATGATGATGATTATTTCTAATTTCGTCAAGAATCAGGTCATGGTTGATCCGCAAAAACGCCTGCTGGTAATTGACGAAGCATGGCTACTGCTCCAACATGACGAATCAGCGCGTTTCGTCACTAGCCTAGTACGCCGAGCACGGAAGTACTATCTCGGCGTATCAATCATTTCACAGGATGTCGATGACTTTCTCAAAAGCGAATATGGCCGTGTTATCGCATCGCAAAGCGCACTGCGCATTCTTCTCAAGCAGGATACGACAACTGTCAAACAAGTAGCGGCTGAGTTTGGCTTGTCTGAGTATGAACGCACCTTCCTATTAACCTGTGGACGCGGTGATGCGCTGCTAATTGCCGATCAAAATCACGTAGCAGCGAGCATCGTTGCAAGCGACAAAGAGCATCCACTTATTACGACAAACCCGGCAGAGATATACGCGCCATGA
- a CDS encoding alpha/beta fold hydrolase, with protein MACNGWRDRIVHRWLRIPYRLSVRYKRLRRPFTTTYVLIHGLADTGALWQPLLAQLPKQSNYIVVDLLGHGESPQPHDESIYRASEQARHVLATCVATGLSGPVVLIGHSFGALVATEFSHMYRGIVRRAVLVSPPIYRDETGNRRDWLRQDKLLRSVYRQVLKTPDLVVAGYELGDRLGALGFSRTQLSKSTFTGFENTLRAGIISQRTGQLLRRTTIPTTIIYGRLDPLLVARNFTALARVNSCINVCPLSTGHAIRGRTLREIMTVIQSC; from the coding sequence GTGGCGTGTAACGGCTGGCGGGATAGGATTGTTCACCGGTGGCTGCGTATTCCCTATCGCCTATCGGTGCGATACAAGCGATTGCGGCGTCCGTTTACGACAACGTACGTATTGATCCACGGGCTAGCGGATACGGGCGCGCTGTGGCAGCCGTTACTTGCGCAATTGCCGAAACAGAGTAACTATATTGTGGTAGATCTGCTCGGGCATGGTGAATCACCGCAGCCGCATGACGAATCAATTTATCGCGCATCGGAACAGGCGCGGCATGTGCTTGCAACTTGTGTAGCAACGGGATTGTCTGGCCCGGTCGTACTGATTGGGCATTCGTTTGGCGCATTGGTAGCAACAGAGTTTTCGCATATGTACCGCGGGATTGTGCGCCGAGCAGTGCTTGTGTCGCCGCCGATTTACCGTGATGAAACGGGTAATCGGCGCGATTGGCTGCGTCAAGATAAATTATTGCGTAGCGTTTACCGCCAAGTATTGAAAACGCCCGACTTGGTAGTAGCAGGCTATGAGCTGGGCGACAGATTAGGCGCACTCGGTTTTTCGCGCACGCAGTTATCGAAGAGTACGTTTACAGGATTTGAGAATACGCTGCGTGCAGGTATTATTAGCCAACGGACGGGACAACTGTTGCGGCGCACAACGATTCCGACAACAATCATCTACGGACGACTTGACCCGCTATTAGTGGCGCGCAATTTTACTGCTCTTGCGCGGGTGAACTCGTGTATTAACGTGTGTCCGCTCTCAACTGGACACGCGATCCGCGGGCGCACGCTGCGCGAGATTATGACGGTAATACAATCTTGCTAG